Within Brienomyrus brachyistius isolate T26 chromosome 20, BBRACH_0.4, whole genome shotgun sequence, the genomic segment CATCACTACACTAAAGATCTAAAGCCCAAGATTCAGGTATGCGGCATTTCCATTGTCCGAACCCTTGATATGCTGCGATCTGTAAGCTGCTGACTACACTAGAGAAAGAATTTTGCCGTGATTGACACCCTGTCAGCGCAGTAAGGGGAAAACCAAGCATGTGGGTGGAGGAAAAGGGTAGATTAAGTTTTTTCTTAAGGGCATCTGGCTGTGTAAAAACTCTCCATAACATCTCAACCTACGCAATGTTGGGTTTCAGTTTTTTATTACCAATAATCGTGAAGCAGAGATGCACGATAGGACTGGTTGTCTTGGAGTTTCAAGCTTTTTAAAACCATCTTGCATTGGTCAGGCAGATTTCTCAGATCTGGGTGTTGATCTCACTGTGGTGTGGTTTGGGGcatgggcggggggtgggggtgggtgttgGGGATGTCCTGTGTAAGATattcagggctggggggggggggagggagcacATCAGCCGAGCTGTGTTATATTATACGACACTAAAATCTAGCCCGTGACATGACCTGAAATTTGACTTCCCCCATTTATCGCACTGTTGATTGACCTGTGGTTCTACATCTACCCAATAGACGGAACTTGCACCCAGCTACCAAAGACAGAGAGCAGCTATGGAGCAGCAGGGCTGTAGGCATTGGTCTATACAGGCCCCTGAGCTTCTGAGCAGGTGCTAGGTGAAGGCATCTTCTCAGCTTCTCTTCTTAGATGTCCATTTCAAACTGAGCATCTTCACCTTGAAATCGAGGAAGAGATAAATGAGGACTCTTATTCTGAAGGCACATATGTTAATATTGgttgaaacaacaacaaaaaacatctCATAATTGTGTACCAAGGCAAGATCATGTGACCATgctaaaatattatatatggaGAGAGGATCCAATATTAAATATGAAGAAAGTGCTTCTTAAAATGTTATTCAGCTGTTATTTAAGCTGGCCTGAGACttatccaaagcgatgtacaaTGGCTGCTTATCTTCTACAGAATAGGTCCAACAACAGTGCCCATCTCTGGCCTGCCGTGTACCCTTTGGTACGATGCTATTTCCAGCTTTACTTTGTATTCTACGGCAAGTAAACAGAACACTCACCTGTTTTACAAGGCAGAATCGGTGATCTGTTAAAGTGGGCTAGGTTTTATAAGTGAACATTTCCTGATTCCATTTGCTCTTGGTATACAAACAAGCTGTCTGACCCATGCATATGAACCAGAACTTATTGTAGACATTACGCATATTGTACATTAGAAAAGGCACAatttattctattcaaaacTACTAAGCAGCCGCCGAAAAGTGCATTATTTCTACTCTACTGCTAGATGAAGCCATAATGTTTGTAAAGCTAACGTTATTTTTCATCATTATCTACAGTAGGAAAACAGCATTAAGGTTCGACAAATTCTTGAGATAGAATTGAAAATCCATAACACTAAGGAATTTCCCATAGGCCGACATATTCGACAGTATCGTATTATAAATGTCAGCTGATTGTGTTTTACGTTCAAAAATTCGACACCGTTTATTATTGCATCCATCGTAGAGTTACCCAGTGTTCCCTTGCCGTCGTGGTTGTTCGCATGATTGGTGGCTTCGGTCTGCTTGTTGTCGCCGATGAGGGTCGGGCTGGTCACCCCCGGGATGGctggcagtcgcgccggggggGTCTGCGCCACCGGCGAATTGCGCCGATCTAACAGGAACTTGCGGTCATAAATTATGCGGGTACCTGAGGAAATGAAGCGCACTTCGGCATTGTTTTCTCGGCATGATCATCATTAACAAATCGCCTTGATTATTCTGCACAGGTGTGCGCGAAAAGCACGCATAACAATTAAAGTCGTGGAGTCAGGAAAACGAATAAGCGTCGCTAAAGTGAAACGTCAACGTAGTGGGGGTGAAAGGGCAGAAAGGAGAATAATAGACATCGTATTGATTTTCTCTGGAATAAAAAATTAACACCCAATTCTGCTCACCAATATATCTCGAAGGTAGCCTATTGAGGTTATTGTGCAGCTCGACAAGTGTAACATTAAAACTCGCAAACATAAATATTGTCTCAGGGATATTAAACAACAGTAAATGACTTTTAGaaacactttactttgtcctGCGATCTCCGCGGCCGCTTATTCAGTCCCTCCAGAAAACGAAGGGCCGGCGGTCCGGCTCCGCGCCATCGTCAAACGGGACAGTGGCGGAGGTAACCGATCACTACTGGCACTAACAATACTAACTAGTCGCAGCGTCGATTTAACTTGAGCAGCCTCTGATAAAAGTCCTTTCCGTAGCGCGCACTGCCTTAACGCGTGCACGTCCCTGGACAtctgagatggatggatggatggatggatggatgcattggACGGACGAGCGCAGGAATGGTCACatgcaatgtatttttaatctaCATACATTGCATGGCTGGGCTATAGGGGGCTTTGTTTTACTTTTCTCATCTGCCAACCAGTTAGGACTTAACACCGGCCCATGCCTATAAGCCGCAGACATCCGAATCGCGTCCAGCGCTTAGTAAACTAAGGCGGCTTGGGCGCCGTTACCTCCTGGGGTGGTGGAGAACAGCGTGCCCCCGGGGGTGGTGCAGTAATCGTGAGGTAGCTGTGTTGTGTCGCTGATCAGCACCGTCCTGGTCGGGATGGCTCGGCTTTCACTGTGCTGACGACGGGCCGACATCTCACTTCTAACGATTCCGCAGTCGCGACGCTGTTGTTCTCCGGAGGAAAGGTGGGCGATCGGGGCGCCTCTTGTTTCTCGCTTGAACTTTTAGGATGTTTCTTAATCgttattttattgatttttatttCCCCCCTCCGATCGCGCTTCCCCCCAGCCGTCAGCACAGTCCCCCAACCTTCCGCCCGGAAGCACAACATAACCGAGGAGAAGGAAATGAGGTGACCGGGCTGCGGTGCCCCTCCAGCCTCTAAAGCAGTCCGCCCGGCAGGCCCATTCGCCTGCTTCTCACCAGGAAGTATGCATACATACTTTTGCTTTATGCACTTCATGAAACGAGAATCATTTCTTTCAATGCCGTGTTTTAATGACAATCAGGCTGTGGGGAGTTGACTGGGGCTCTGCTGCTCTGCATGTGCACGGCTCCGGTTTAAATGGCGAGGATAGCTAGTTTAATTTAAAGGGATTCAGGGCATATCACTGCCACGATCGGCAAATGCAGCTGTTGTGACTGCTAAAAATACACGCAGCTTGGCAGATTTGTCGCTGGAGCTTGGAATCGTTTGGTTAGCGAggtagggggtgggggtctCCTCGTGTTGCTGGGACCGCAGTGTAGACTTAGTTATCCGGCCCTGCAGAGGAAGGAGTAGATTTGCATTGGGTAAGTTAGCTTAACTAGTCGTGCATTGCAGGATTATACCGTGATGCTGAATAATATTCGGCACCTCGATGAGCTTTAAATACATACGACATAGTAGTGAAACAGTGTTgttaatcttttttttgtaCATAAAAGGGCAACTAATGTAATCTGATAAGCCTTAAAATGGCTTGGGTATTTGTCgtattttcttatttcttttttttttttagaaatcttGGATGGAATAACAAAAAGATGTTATATAGGCACATGAAATGACTAGGGGGATCTTAAACCTCAGTCCTCGTGCTCAAAAGTCTAGAAAGGCCTGGTATTTGGTGATTCCATTTAATTTAAAACTGTagcgtgtgtctgtgcgtgtgatgCGACTGAACATTTTGTTTACACAGTACATACGACAAGATCATACATTTACACATTTTATGAAGCACTTCTGATTCGACAGGCTGTACTAGTGGACTTTCCAATTATCCCATGTGTTCTGAAATGTTTCCGCATATCTTGCATCCCAAAGACTTGTTGATTTGACTATAGAACTTGTGAGTCTGCCATTCCAATAAGGCACCATATGACACTGTttttaagatcaagctgctgatggctgtatgtatgtatctatgtTTGTTTTAATTCCATTGGCTGTTCAAACTAGTAGTTTATCATATTAATAAGCTTCAGTGCAAACACATCTGTTCACTGTGGTACTTGTTGAAGTAGGCCTATCAAAATTGTAATATTTGGGAATGTAAGTATTTaatttgttaataataataataatagtaataataattaatactttattgatccctgtggttaaattctcttttcacccatcttgctctccatgaaacGCATGTGGGTGTGAGCATGCTTGACCACAAATGGCAGCCATATTGTGGCCCCTCAGGGGCTGGGGGATgagggcctcactcaagggcccacagacatggctGTTCTGCTGATACTCGGCTCAAATCACAACCTTCCGATAACAGGAACAGCACACTTCACCCCatgtttaaatattgattttctTTTCATGCTCTTGTATGACTTCACTCGCCATACACCATCTCATATAAGCTGTATTCCTAGAAATCTATAACAGGGATGTTGCATCATTGTGTTTATCTGGATAATATCTCAAAAACGGTTCTTAATTTGTCCATTCATAAATGAACTTCTTAGCCAAAGCCTTTGAATAACTTCAATACTAATGTTAAATTATCTAATGTCTATGAAGTACAAGAACCAGTTAGTTACTCGGATATGAAAAATATTTAACAGGACAGCGATGATTGGATTTAATTGGAGCCCAAGTATTAATTCATAATGCATGTATATTGACTCTTCgtggagtcaatggaggctctgatcgggGCTCTCGAGAGACTCAGCGAGTAGTCTgagtgtcctggataaagaccaagatccaggcctttaatgaccTCTTGGGCACAGCCGtcagcagtgtgtctgtctgtggggaGAATGTCGATTGTATCAAGAGGTTGAATTTCCTCGAcagcgacattcatgtctctggtgactcttcctatgaagtcagcagacggTCGCTGGTGTGTGGCGCTCGCTCCCGATATCTTTGAAAGAGGATGAAGGTCcaggtctttagagtcctggtgctccctgtcttgctgtatggctgtgagacatggatgctACCCGGTGAGctgagacgaagactggactccttcggtactgtgtctcttcggagaatccttgggtaccgctggtttgacttcgTGTCGAATGAGTGGTTCCTAGAgaagtcccgaatgaggcacattacctgcattgtgagggaacctcagttacggcactacggccatgtggcgtgtttccctgaaggtgatctggctcgcaggatcctcactgctgaggacccaagtggctggaccaggccagctTGTCTTTTTAGAAATATTGTGTTTTGTCTGCCCTGTTAGGCAGAGACCTAACTTCTCCTTCTCATAAAAAACAAGCCCTGGACTCCCTATAACCCAGAGTAAGGCAAGAGGtttcaaaaaatggatggatagatgaatgaatggatggatggatggatggatggatctatcTGTGCTTCTTCCTCCAGCCTACATACAAGGGTTGGCTCATCTGCTAAGTTCCCCGTTACCATTAGCAAAGCTTCACATTCATTCCCTTTTAGAAGCAGACCCAAGCCTCCCTTAAGTGTGGCAGTCCGTGATAAGATGGGGGAAGCTGTGGCCAACGTGGCCCGAAGAATCAATGAGACCGTGGAAGAGCAGAAAGACACACTGGGTGAGCACAAGGAATGTGTGTATATTCCCCATATTCCGCATTACCGCAATATATGCAGAAATAAATCCTCAAGGAGCACCTACTCTCTTAATGCTGTAGATGGTGCCCAGTCTTGATTAAAAACTCTTAGAGATGGAACTTTTTAAAGAGAGAGGCAACATAGACTGATATCCTCTCCAGGATTTCAACCCTGTATTGTATTAGATGTTCAAGAAGATGGTTCAGCATGAAAATAACCATTTCATAGCTCAAATGGTTTGAATATAGATCCCTGAAAACTGTAGCACAGCAAACATTGACATGAACATACATTTATGTAATTGCTGCAGGCAGATGGTGATGATGGGGGTACCATGAGCTAATGAGAATTATTGCATGTGCAGTTCTATATTGAGACAGCAGGTGTCAGTATTTCCCAGTTTTCAGTGTTGCCCTCACACTGCTgcttctttcccttttccatataGATCTTTCAAACTGCAAACTGATTAGTTTTCCAGAGGGAGTCTTCAAAGTACTAACGACTGTAAATGACAAGATTCTTGTCATCACATTAGCAAACAATGAATTGAAAGCTATTTCTAGCAAGTTTTTCACCACCTTTACTCAGTTAAGAGGTACGTTATCTCTGCAATGTTTGACGCTAACTACTTTATGATTGCTTGATGCTCACAGCTGTGttcatgttctctctgtgtttgtgtgggtttcatTACAAGTCTATGTGTTTCAGGTTgcctggtgtctctaaattggccttgatacatatatgtgtgtgagcACGCATTCACACTGTGATGCACCCATAGGTGGAATGTTCAGGTTctgaaagtataaatccagaccaggattttgtttcaaccagccagttgagtataaagagtcagtcaCAGAGTATGCAACTAGTTGGTTGGAATAAAACCCTGGtcaggatttgtactctctggacctgaactttccacttctGGATGTTCTGGCATCTCTTTCAAGGTGAACCCTGTCTTTCGTCCTTGTCCTCTCTTGtttccttcctttctttcatgggctcctatctatctatccatctgtccacaactgaacatctgaaatattttataattacatttttaaatattaaatgaaaaagaaaacaagaaTTTGTTTCACTAACTTCTCTAATGTTTGCATATTAAATGCAAATTGGAGCAACATTTTCAGTGAAACATTAATGAAAGGGTTTTACGTTTGACAAGATACCACTGTACACCATTGTTTTCCCAAATAGTCTGTTATTCTTTAGCCTGTTATTAGATATTTAGTGACTCAGAGAATCCAGAATGCAATTAAAAAGATATAATTAAGACACCATCTAAAAAAAA encodes:
- the eif4ebp2 gene encoding eukaryotic translation initiation factor 4E-binding protein 2, producing MSARRQHSESRAIPTRTVLISDTTQLPHDYCTTPGGTLFSTTPGGTRIIYDRKFLLDRRNSPVAQTPPARLPAIPGVTSPTLIGDNKQTEATNHANNHDGKGTLGEDAQFEMDI